From Algoriphagus sp. NG3, the proteins below share one genomic window:
- a CDS encoding RagB/SusD family nutrient uptake outer membrane protein has translation MKLKIYKRSFASIALSSMLLFGCGVDFLEETNPNAITTDTFWETSKQFQSGLATVYGALQFQSISGAGLINEMILGDIGGTESWYRPTAYRNLTYNDASDQVTDKWNELYIGVFRANQVINQIQEADPSLFAENEKETIEAEARFLRAFFYFQLANTYGKAVIRTEVPVTDEDFNKPSSPKEEVLNTVVLPDLEFAKTHLPKSWDVKNKGRVTWGAAASLYGKTLLFQEKWSEAATEFKSVIDSRVYALTPKIRDNFSEENEFNEESIFEVAYNSEINPGANGSVVDDDPGRTGAEATAIATGLGQLSFGAYNTLLPSYYLHELYVNDEVDPSNSINKNNTQSVRMTASVVPINGEGMYYQLPIGTRGGWAFGQSAYIKKHTNWYHLPNEDDNSRSGINFRHIRLADVYLMYAEALLNAGGSVDEAIEYIDLVRARSGVITIKQYLADNGNTFPQLHISKQVHGTQPMVAPTADNIMTHIRRVERPIELAFEGHRWKDLVRWGIVKEVFDDLRQDEVWREANKASIFDQAPLFIAERIRPDFLLSSANYSPTVHNYFPIPALELQNNNQIGN, from the coding sequence ATGAAACTCAAAATATATAAACGATCCTTTGCATCGATAGCCTTGTCTTCGATGCTCTTATTCGGATGTGGCGTAGATTTTCTGGAAGAAACCAATCCAAATGCCATTACTACCGATACCTTTTGGGAAACATCCAAACAATTCCAATCTGGCCTTGCTACTGTCTATGGAGCATTGCAGTTCCAATCTATCAGTGGAGCAGGTTTGATAAATGAGATGATCCTGGGAGACATAGGTGGCACGGAATCCTGGTATAGACCAACTGCTTACAGAAATCTCACTTATAACGATGCCAGCGATCAAGTAACTGACAAGTGGAATGAGCTTTACATCGGAGTCTTCCGAGCCAATCAAGTCATCAATCAAATTCAGGAGGCTGATCCTAGCCTTTTTGCTGAAAATGAAAAAGAGACTATTGAGGCTGAAGCCAGATTTCTTCGAGCATTCTTCTATTTCCAATTAGCCAATACCTACGGAAAAGCAGTTATCCGCACAGAAGTACCCGTGACTGATGAAGATTTCAATAAGCCTTCAAGCCCAAAAGAAGAAGTACTAAACACGGTTGTATTGCCAGATTTAGAGTTTGCTAAAACTCATTTGCCTAAATCTTGGGATGTTAAAAATAAAGGAAGAGTTACTTGGGGAGCAGCAGCTTCTCTATATGGCAAAACCTTGCTATTCCAAGAAAAATGGTCCGAAGCGGCTACTGAATTCAAAAGTGTAATTGATTCTAGGGTTTATGCGCTAACTCCAAAAATCAGAGATAACTTCTCTGAAGAAAATGAATTCAATGAGGAATCAATTTTCGAAGTTGCCTACAACAGTGAAATCAATCCAGGCGCAAATGGATCAGTGGTAGATGATGATCCAGGTAGAACAGGTGCAGAGGCTACTGCTATTGCTACAGGACTTGGGCAGTTGAGTTTCGGTGCGTATAACACGCTTTTACCTAGCTATTACCTTCATGAACTTTATGTAAATGACGAAGTAGATCCAAGCAACTCTATCAATAAGAACAACACCCAATCTGTAAGAATGACTGCATCCGTGGTTCCTATCAATGGGGAAGGAATGTATTATCAACTTCCAATCGGGACACGCGGTGGATGGGCTTTTGGACAAAGTGCTTATATCAAAAAACACACAAACTGGTATCACTTACCAAATGAAGATGACAATTCTAGATCGGGCATAAATTTCCGACATATCCGCTTAGCCGATGTGTATCTCATGTACGCCGAAGCTCTGCTCAACGCAGGTGGATCAGTAGATGAAGCTATTGAATACATTGATCTGGTGAGAGCTAGATCCGGAGTGATCACTATCAAGCAGTACCTAGCTGACAACGGCAATACTTTCCCTCAGCTTCATATCAGCAAGCAGGTTCATGGTACTCAACCGATGGTCGCTCCTACTGCGGATAACATCATGACCCATATCCGTCGGGTAGAGAGACCAATCGAGCTAGCCTTTGAGGGACATCGTTGGAAAGATCTTGTGAGATGGGGAATAGTGAAGGAGGTTTTTGATGACCTTCGACAGGATGAAGTTTGGAGAGAGGCCAACAAGGCTTCCATTTTTGATCAAGCACCTCTTTTTATCGCAGAAAGAATCAGACCTGATTTCTTGCTTTCATCAGCCAACTATTCACCTACTGTACACAATTACTTCCCTATTCCTGCTTTGGAACTCCAAAACAATAATCAGATAGGTAATTAA
- a CDS encoding IS4 family transposase, whose protein sequence is MKNTHFFGQSIFSQILSLIDRSLVSKVKSKHQSDRYYKCFDTWQHLVTMLYCSFSGASSLRELSTGLLAWQNRLVHIGMPKAPRRSTISDGNMRRPSEVFKDVYLALFERYRSVLPDSRLKMDVLKKLFIVDSTVISLFKDILKVAGRPRKDGRSKGGIKAHVMIHAAELMPCLVKLTEGSKHDHTFLKHLNLPVGSYLVMDKGYTDYHQYAQWTERGIYFITRMKNNAIFESLEKFDLPEHKDQEILKDETVTVHYKIGTEKHPLKLRRIAYWDEKNQKTLVFMTNNLEIEASTVAAIYKYRWQIELLFKRLKQNFPLKYFLGDNQNAIEIQIWCALISLLLMEVIRKQLKRNWAFSNMVAMASFHLASYVHLTNFLNNPDKELQENLLKANQTALFPT, encoded by the coding sequence ATGAAAAATACACATTTCTTCGGACAGTCGATATTTTCTCAGATACTTTCTTTGATTGACCGTTCGCTGGTTTCCAAAGTAAAGTCCAAGCATCAGTCGGATCGCTACTACAAATGTTTCGATACTTGGCAGCACTTAGTCACCATGCTTTATTGCTCTTTTAGCGGAGCCAGCTCGCTTAGAGAGCTTTCAACAGGACTTTTGGCGTGGCAGAATAGACTTGTTCACATTGGGATGCCCAAAGCACCCCGCCGTTCCACTATCTCGGATGGTAACATGCGCAGACCCAGTGAAGTATTTAAGGACGTTTACTTGGCACTTTTTGAAAGATATCGATCTGTTTTACCGGACAGCCGACTGAAAATGGATGTACTTAAAAAGCTATTTATCGTGGATTCCACGGTCATCAGCTTATTCAAAGATATTCTTAAAGTAGCTGGAAGGCCAAGAAAAGATGGTAGAAGCAAAGGCGGAATCAAAGCCCATGTGATGATCCATGCCGCTGAACTGATGCCCTGTCTGGTCAAATTAACTGAAGGAAGTAAGCACGATCATACATTTCTAAAGCATCTAAACCTCCCTGTGGGCTCTTATCTGGTAATGGACAAAGGATATACAGATTACCATCAATATGCGCAGTGGACAGAGCGGGGCATCTACTTCATCACGCGGATGAAAAACAACGCCATCTTTGAAAGTTTGGAAAAATTTGACTTGCCTGAACACAAGGATCAGGAAATTCTCAAAGATGAAACAGTGACTGTCCACTATAAAATAGGAACTGAAAAACACCCGCTCAAGCTTCGAAGAATCGCCTATTGGGATGAAAAAAACCAAAAGACCCTTGTCTTTATGACTAATAATCTGGAGATCGAAGCTTCCACTGTTGCTGCTATTTATAAGTACAGATGGCAGATTGAGCTACTCTTCAAAAGACTCAAACAAAACTTTCCACTCAAATACTTTCTTGGAGACAATCAAAACGCCATCGAAATCCAGATTTGGTGTGCATTGATCTCACTGCTGCTCATGGAAGTGATCCGCAAACAACTCAAAAGAAACTGGGCATTCTCAAATATGGTCGCCATGGCAAGTTTCCATCTAGCAAGCTATGTCCACCTAACCAACTTCCTTAATAACCCGGATAAAGAGCTCCAAGAAAATCTCCTGAAAGCCAACCAAACGGCCCTATTTCCAACCTAG
- a CDS encoding helix-turn-helix domain-containing protein encodes MTIKEIGVVIRERRQLLGLLQPDLAEIAQISINTLYKIERGEANPSVKVLNKLAEVLGLELSIAVKKLL; translated from the coding sequence ATGACAATTAAAGAAATCGGAGTTGTAATTAGAGAAAGGAGACAGTTACTTGGCCTTTTACAACCTGACTTAGCAGAAATAGCTCAGATTAGCATCAATACGCTCTATAAGATCGAACGTGGCGAGGCAAATCCATCCGTGAAAGTGCTTAATAAGCTGGCTGAAGTTCTTGGGTTGGAATTATCTATCGCAGTGAAAAAGTTGCTTTAA
- a CDS encoding HipA N-terminal domain-containing protein encodes MKSAKVLRNSGLVGILSKSKQGTYTFTYDDAWYQDAKKPAVSLTLPKSAKEYSSNHLFPFFFNMLSEGVNLKLQARQYQVDEEDFFSLLLLTANSDTIGAITIEPIND; translated from the coding sequence ATGAAAAGCGCAAAAGTACTCAGGAATAGCGGACTGGTAGGAATCCTCTCGAAATCCAAACAGGGCACCTATACCTTCACTTATGATGATGCCTGGTATCAGGATGCCAAAAAACCTGCAGTCAGTCTTACCCTCCCCAAATCAGCAAAGGAATATTCGTCAAACCATCTCTTCCCTTTCTTCTTCAATATGCTTTCAGAAGGTGTAAACCTTAAATTACAGGCGAGGCAATACCAAGTTGACGAAGAAGATTTCTTTTCTCTTCTACTACTGACTGCAAATTCCGATACTATTGGAGCTATTACCATCGAACCTATAAATGACTAA
- a CDS encoding HipA domain-containing protein, producing MTNSNYIKELLNCPGTLAEGYQTYSPVCLRQLFNGKKTSHILPYESHSPSEDQELAKLIANRKRISISGVQEKLSVLWDKGQIRLTSEGEQGTYILKPIPRDLDKVDQVPANEHLTMQIAKQVFKLKVAENAMIFFKKGEPAYITKRFDIDSKTSKKLGKEDFATLAGKTKETDGNEFKYNYSYEGIATLIKKHVAAYPVALEEFFKLVVFNFLISNGDAHLKNFSLLETPQGDYQLSPAYDLVNTRIHVKDPELALKDGLFDNDYYTKSNEANGFHAYDDFFEFGIRIGVLEARVRRILNELSTRSPDVESLIIRSFLSDDTKEIYKATYLDRIKSLNYSFLNLKKDR from the coding sequence ATGACTAACTCAAATTACATTAAAGAACTTTTGAACTGCCCAGGCACTCTTGCTGAAGGTTATCAAACCTATAGTCCGGTCTGTCTTAGGCAACTTTTCAATGGTAAGAAGACATCTCATATCCTTCCTTATGAAAGCCACAGTCCCAGCGAGGATCAAGAACTCGCAAAACTTATAGCCAACCGGAAAAGAATATCGATTTCCGGAGTTCAAGAAAAGCTATCTGTGCTGTGGGACAAAGGCCAAATTCGATTAACCTCGGAAGGAGAACAAGGAACCTATATACTTAAACCTATTCCCAGGGATTTGGATAAAGTTGATCAAGTACCCGCGAATGAACACTTGACGATGCAGATAGCTAAGCAAGTGTTTAAGTTAAAGGTCGCTGAGAACGCTATGATATTTTTTAAGAAGGGAGAACCTGCATATATAACCAAACGATTTGATATTGATTCGAAGACTTCAAAAAAATTGGGAAAGGAAGACTTCGCCACGCTTGCAGGTAAAACGAAAGAAACGGATGGTAATGAATTTAAATACAACTACAGTTACGAAGGGATAGCCACGTTAATTAAAAAACATGTTGCCGCTTACCCAGTTGCACTTGAAGAATTCTTCAAGCTCGTGGTGTTCAATTTCCTTATTTCAAATGGAGATGCTCACCTGAAGAACTTCAGTTTATTGGAAACACCTCAAGGCGATTACCAATTGAGCCCGGCCTATGATTTAGTGAATACAAGGATTCATGTCAAAGATCCTGAATTAGCGCTAAAAGATGGGTTGTTTGACAACGACTATTATACAAAAAGTAATGAGGCCAATGGTTTTCACGCATATGATGATTTTTTTGAATTTGGAATAAGGATTGGTGTATTAGAAGCGAGAGTACGACGAATTCTAAATGAGTTATCAACTCGTAGTCCAGATGTGGAGTCCTTGATAATTCGAAGCTTTCTTAGTGACGATACAAAAGAAATCTACAAAGCAACCTACTTAGATAGGATAAAATCACTGAATTACTCCTTTCTAAATTTAAAAAAGGATCGGTGA
- a CDS encoding helix-turn-helix transcriptional regulator, with translation MNTIKSISEFHRLLSLPEPKHPMVSMINLAESIFLEDEVWKGFVNSFYCVALKRDAKGKIRYGQQHYDYDKGVLSFTAPNQVQYLDVQTMECGSGFLLIFHPDFLMKHALAQSISRYGFFSYATNEALHLSAEEEEDLITILKKIDKECAHIDRHTQEIILSQIELLLNYSKRFYERQFITRKNNNHQVLIKFEQVVNQYYENEQPGLLTVQYIAKQMNLSPNYLSDLLRVHTGQNTQQHIHEKLIEKAKEKLSTTDLSISEIAYTLGFEHSQSFSTLFKKKTMMSPLEFRQSFN, from the coding sequence ATGAACACCATCAAATCCATCTCAGAATTTCACCGCTTACTTTCTTTGCCTGAACCCAAGCATCCCATGGTGAGCATGATCAACCTTGCCGAAAGCATATTTCTGGAAGATGAGGTGTGGAAAGGTTTTGTCAACAGCTTCTACTGCGTGGCATTAAAACGGGATGCGAAAGGTAAAATAAGATACGGACAGCAACATTATGATTACGATAAAGGGGTGTTGAGTTTCACAGCTCCTAATCAGGTACAATATTTAGATGTTCAGACCATGGAATGCGGCTCCGGTTTTCTTCTGATTTTCCATCCCGACTTTCTGATGAAGCATGCTCTGGCCCAAAGTATCAGCAGATATGGATTTTTCTCTTATGCTACCAACGAGGCTCTTCATCTATCGGCTGAAGAGGAGGAAGATCTCATTACTATTCTTAAAAAAATAGATAAGGAATGTGCGCATATCGATAGGCATACCCAGGAAATTATCCTCTCTCAGATTGAATTGCTGTTGAATTATTCAAAACGCTTTTACGAACGGCAGTTTATCACCCGCAAAAACAATAATCATCAGGTTCTGATCAAATTTGAACAGGTAGTAAACCAATATTATGAAAATGAGCAACCGGGCTTATTGACGGTTCAGTACATAGCCAAGCAGATGAATCTCTCACCAAATTATCTGAGCGATCTGCTGCGTGTGCATACCGGCCAAAATACCCAGCAACATATCCATGAGAAATTAATTGAAAAGGCCAAGGAAAAACTTTCTACTACCGATCTGTCAATCAGCGAAATCGCTTACACGTTGGGCTTTGAGCATTCCCAGTCATTCAGCACACTTTTTAAAAAGAAAACCATGATGTCACCATTGGAATTCCGCCAGTCATTCAATTGA
- a CDS encoding aldo/keto reductase, translated as MEIKKIALGSQGLIVPKIGLGCMGMTGFEEANMYGKADEQEAIATIHRSFELGGNFLDTADLYGPFKNEQLIAKAIKGIRDKYLIATKFGWEIDDSNKVTWAINGQKEYVKKAVERSLKNLNTDYIDLYYLHRLDKNTPIEETVEAMGLLVKEGKVGYLGLSEVSSETVKRAHAVHPITAVQSEYSLFERTVEERGVLQTLNELGIGFVAYSPLGRGFLSGNIRSLSDLPEDDFRRAIPRFQEAHFHKNIELVKLIETMAAEKGITSSQLALAWIMSKDILPIPGTKRRKYVEQNIASVAVELSQNDLAKLENIVPLGTDTGLPYDEFSMGLID; from the coding sequence ATGGAAATCAAGAAAATAGCATTGGGAAGTCAGGGACTTATCGTCCCCAAAATCGGCTTGGGCTGTATGGGCATGACGGGCTTCGAGGAAGCCAATATGTATGGTAAAGCGGACGAGCAGGAAGCGATTGCTACGATTCATCGCTCATTTGAACTAGGCGGGAATTTCCTTGATACGGCTGATTTATATGGCCCGTTCAAAAATGAGCAGCTTATAGCAAAGGCAATCAAAGGTATCCGGGACAAATACCTCATAGCTACCAAATTTGGATGGGAGATAGACGATAGCAACAAGGTGACCTGGGCGATCAATGGGCAAAAAGAATATGTGAAAAAGGCAGTAGAGCGCTCGCTGAAGAATCTAAATACCGATTACATAGATTTGTACTACCTGCACCGCCTTGATAAGAATACACCCATTGAAGAGACCGTTGAGGCAATGGGCTTACTGGTGAAAGAAGGGAAAGTGGGGTATTTGGGGCTTTCGGAGGTATCATCCGAAACAGTCAAAAGAGCCCATGCCGTTCACCCGATCACCGCAGTTCAAAGTGAATATTCCTTGTTTGAGCGTACAGTGGAGGAGCGTGGGGTACTACAAACCTTAAATGAATTGGGAATAGGTTTTGTCGCTTACTCTCCGTTAGGTAGAGGGTTTTTATCCGGAAACATCCGCAGCTTAAGCGATTTGCCGGAAGATGATTTTCGACGTGCTATCCCACGTTTTCAGGAGGCTCATTTCCACAAGAATATTGAGTTGGTTAAATTGATAGAAACTATGGCAGCTGAAAAAGGAATTACCTCCTCCCAGTTGGCGTTGGCATGGATCATGAGCAAGGATATTTTGCCAATTCCAGGGACAAAGCGTAGAAAATACGTTGAACAAAATATTGCTTCGGTAGCAGTAGAGCTGAGCCAAAATGATCTTGCCAAACTCGAAAATATTGTTCCTCTAGGAACTGATACAGGTTTGCCATACGATGAGTTCAGTATGGGGCTTATAGACTAA
- a CDS encoding family 43 glycosylhydrolase — protein MYILTCISLAFWSCAEPSERTAPDPILSPDTLTYTNPVFEPVLADPTVVKYGDEFYAYGTEDNWGEEGGYHLVPVIKSKDLVNWDLVGNSMDVKPSWKERGGIWAPDVTQVGDQFYMYYSFSTWGDPNPGIGLAIADKPEGPFIDQGKVFDSKEIGVANSIDPFYIEENGKKFLIWGSFHGLYMVELSDDGKKATGEKIQLAGNHLEAAYVFQKDGYYYLFGSAGTCCEGANSTYKVLVGRSESLSGPYIDQDGKDLMDSDSGNLVVGTNTGGNGYAGPGHNAEIVTDDEGQDWLLYHGMDKQKPKLDNGTNRRVLLLDKLSWTNGWPTVAGREPSTISQSLPVFD, from the coding sequence ATGTATATTTTAACCTGTATTTCGCTGGCGTTTTGGTCGTGCGCTGAACCATCTGAACGCACTGCTCCTGATCCCATTCTAAGCCCTGATACGCTGACCTATACGAACCCTGTTTTTGAACCGGTCTTGGCAGATCCTACAGTGGTGAAATACGGCGATGAGTTCTACGCCTATGGTACGGAAGATAATTGGGGAGAAGAAGGCGGTTATCACTTGGTTCCGGTGATCAAGTCTAAGGATCTGGTAAATTGGGACTTGGTAGGCAATTCCATGGATGTAAAGCCAAGCTGGAAAGAACGCGGCGGAATATGGGCTCCGGATGTCACGCAAGTGGGAGATCAGTTCTACATGTATTATTCTTTTTCTACCTGGGGCGATCCTAATCCGGGAATCGGTTTGGCAATAGCAGATAAGCCAGAAGGACCTTTCATAGATCAGGGGAAGGTTTTTGATTCCAAAGAAATCGGAGTAGCCAATTCCATAGATCCATTTTACATAGAGGAAAACGGAAAGAAATTTCTGATCTGGGGAAGCTTCCATGGATTGTATATGGTTGAGCTTTCTGATGATGGTAAAAAAGCAACTGGTGAGAAGATCCAGCTGGCCGGTAATCATCTTGAGGCAGCTTATGTGTTCCAAAAAGATGGCTACTATTATCTATTTGGCTCAGCAGGAACCTGCTGTGAAGGAGCTAACAGTACTTATAAAGTGCTGGTAGGAAGATCCGAAAGTCTTTCTGGTCCTTATATTGATCAGGATGGCAAAGACTTGATGGACTCAGATTCCGGAAACTTGGTAGTAGGTACAAATACGGGAGGAAATGGTTATGCAGGGCCGGGACATAATGCTGAAATTGTCACAGATGATGAAGGGCAGGATTGGCTGCTTTATCATGGCATGGATAAGCAAAAGCCTAAACTTGACAATGGTACCAACCGGCGAGTGTTGCTTCTGGATAAGCTAAGCTGGACTAATGGGTGGCCGACTGTGGCGGGGAGGGAACCCAGTACCATTTCTCAGTCTTTACCTGTTTTTGATTAA
- a CDS encoding DUF3823 domain-containing protein, translating to MNFKNILGMMGIAASLASCSYDNYDEPNFQLDGRIVYQGEPIGVSYNDVYIELWESGWQRLGNIGVAVDQDGSYSSLLFKGDYKMIIPDNQGPFQKIVNDQSGNDTILVNLTGSRTMDIEVMPYYMIRNTAISGSTDKVTATFDLEQVITGDAERNIQEVFLYVSKTAFVDTRTSIATANRAGGDLEAMVGISLEVDVPERAPAQNYAYARVGLRIEGVEDMIFSEIVRVDI from the coding sequence ATGAATTTCAAAAATATACTGGGAATGATGGGGATAGCGGCTTCCCTGGCATCCTGTAGTTATGATAATTACGATGAGCCAAACTTTCAGTTGGATGGCAGGATAGTCTATCAAGGTGAGCCAATAGGTGTCAGTTACAATGACGTGTACATCGAGCTTTGGGAATCTGGCTGGCAGCGCCTGGGAAATATAGGGGTGGCTGTGGATCAGGATGGTTCCTATTCCTCACTTCTTTTTAAGGGAGATTATAAAATGATTATTCCTGATAATCAGGGGCCTTTTCAGAAGATTGTTAACGATCAGTCCGGTAATGATACCATTCTGGTGAACCTTACCGGGAGCCGTACGATGGATATAGAAGTGATGCCATACTATATGATTCGGAATACTGCCATCTCCGGAAGTACAGATAAAGTGACAGCTACCTTCGACTTGGAACAAGTCATCACTGGTGATGCTGAACGCAATATTCAGGAGGTTTTTCTGTACGTAAGTAAGACAGCCTTCGTGGATACACGCACCAGCATTGCTACTGCAAATCGGGCTGGTGGGGATTTAGAGGCTATGGTCGGGATTTCCCTGGAAGTAGACGTCCCTGAGCGGGCTCCTGCTCAAAACTATGCCTATGCCAGGGTAGGTTTACGCATAGAAGGAGTGGAGGATATGATCTTTTCTGAGATAGTAAGGGTGGATATATAA
- a CDS encoding RagB/SusD family nutrient uptake outer membrane protein, producing the protein MKNLKYIYLVIFLAFAGCNNDEFLDREPTDILGEDQIWGNEDLVFSVLADLYNRLPDYQGLENWWEYANFDEAFASNAGDYWRHQNQEYGYGDWGMWNYGYIRDVNLFIEKCEEATEISSDARSRFLAEAKFIRAMVYFEHVKRMGGVPLILESMEYDYSGDPTYLQYPRAKEHEIYDYVIAEMDEVKDDLPNGGTKSRATKGAALALVSRAALYAGSIANYGRLTPEVSLPGGEVGIPADMANAYYATALRASEEVMALGTYELFEQEPDKSENYTNIFLNKNSNNEVILAKDFLVQGRTHGFTIETIPRSLREENTSGGKMNPSLNLVQSYELLDNTFAKLPTKDTSGNPIFYDDPMDIFEGRDPRLLGTVIVPGATFRGQEVDIWAGYKLADGSVITSGQLGGQSQLPGSNASVQVVGFDGPIDQMEWSAQNGFYLRKYVDTSVGSGQRGTGSAVWLIRFRYAEILLNAAEAAFELGNLEKAAEYMNQVRRRAGFPIDLTPSEIDFDRIVHERKIELAFENHILWDKKRWRLAHRVWNGESVALTNNPGDALAVSTRVFGLKPFKYYEPGSPNDGKWIFEEFLPAPVFNAHRFRLGNYYSFIGDNVRNNNPKIVRNPNQ; encoded by the coding sequence ATGAAAAACTTGAAATATATATACCTAGTCATTTTTCTTGCTTTTGCAGGATGCAACAATGACGAGTTTTTAGACAGGGAGCCTACAGACATTCTTGGAGAAGATCAGATTTGGGGGAACGAAGATCTGGTGTTTTCAGTCCTTGCTGATCTCTACAATAGATTGCCTGACTATCAGGGATTGGAAAACTGGTGGGAGTACGCCAATTTCGATGAGGCTTTTGCCAGTAACGCAGGAGACTATTGGAGACATCAAAACCAAGAGTATGGCTATGGAGACTGGGGGATGTGGAATTACGGATATATCCGTGACGTGAATTTATTCATTGAAAAATGCGAGGAAGCGACAGAAATATCATCCGATGCCAGATCTAGATTTCTTGCAGAAGCCAAGTTCATACGTGCCATGGTGTACTTCGAGCATGTGAAGCGAATGGGTGGAGTGCCATTGATTTTGGAATCTATGGAATACGATTACAGCGGGGATCCTACTTATTTACAGTACCCACGAGCCAAAGAACACGAAATCTATGATTATGTGATCGCTGAAATGGATGAGGTCAAGGATGATCTTCCGAATGGAGGAACCAAATCCAGAGCGACCAAGGGCGCTGCGCTAGCATTGGTTTCCCGTGCGGCGTTATATGCTGGGTCTATAGCAAACTATGGGCGGCTCACTCCGGAAGTTAGCTTGCCGGGAGGAGAAGTAGGGATACCGGCTGATATGGCCAATGCGTATTATGCCACTGCTTTACGTGCATCAGAGGAAGTGATGGCTTTAGGTACCTATGAGCTTTTTGAACAAGAGCCTGATAAGTCAGAAAACTATACCAATATCTTCCTAAACAAGAACTCCAACAATGAGGTCATTCTTGCAAAGGATTTTCTGGTGCAGGGTAGGACACACGGATTTACCATTGAAACTATACCACGATCCCTGAGAGAAGAAAATACCTCAGGGGGTAAAATGAATCCTTCTTTGAACCTTGTCCAATCATATGAATTGCTTGACAATACATTTGCAAAGCTTCCGACCAAGGATACTTCTGGTAACCCTATATTCTATGATGATCCAATGGATATTTTCGAAGGTCGGGATCCTCGTTTGTTGGGGACAGTAATCGTGCCTGGGGCTACCTTCAGGGGGCAGGAAGTGGATATTTGGGCAGGATATAAGCTTGCTGATGGTTCGGTGATTACCTCTGGACAGTTAGGTGGACAGTCGCAACTTCCGGGAAGCAATGCTTCAGTACAGGTGGTTGGCTTTGACGGGCCGATTGACCAGATGGAATGGTCTGCACAGAATGGCTTTTACCTGAGAAAATATGTAGATACTTCCGTAGGCTCTGGTCAAAGAGGAACTGGCTCAGCCGTGTGGTTGATTAGGTTCCGATATGCTGAGATTCTTTTGAATGCGGCTGAAGCGGCATTTGAGCTAGGTAACCTGGAAAAAGCAGCAGAATACATGAATCAAGTGAGGAGAAGAGCAGGATTTCCTATTGATCTGACTCCTTCGGAAATTGATTTTGACCGTATCGTGCATGAGCGTAAAATAGAATTGGCATTTGAAAACCACATCCTGTGGGACAAGAAGCGATGGAGGCTGGCTCACCGTGTATGGAATGGAGAGTCTGTGGCGCTTACCAACAATCCCGGTGATGCATTGGCTGTTAGTACAAGGGTATTTGGCTTAAAGCCTTTCAAATACTACGAGCCTGGCTCTCCAAACGACGGGAAATGGATATTTGAGGAATTTTTGCCCGCTCCGGTTTTCAATGCGCACCGGTTTAGACTGGGAAATTACTACTCGTTTATCGGTGACAATGTGCGGAACAACAATCCGAAGATTGTTCGAAATCCAAATCAATAA